One Paenibacillus sp. FSL H7-0737 DNA segment encodes these proteins:
- a CDS encoding selenium metabolism-associated LysR family transcriptional regulator: MNFHQLHIFYTVLERGSFSAAAQTLHMTQPAVTMQVQALEDYFGTKLFNRSTKKIMLTEAGHTLMPYALRSIQLMRETDQAMSAFTHMLEGRLQLGASLTIGEYVLPRLLGPFGKQYPNISIMMKVMNTSQIMEEILKHQLNFGLIEASVTHPDMVIEPVMGDELKLIVPHDHPLAEQQEVTLEEVLQHPFVLREQGSGTRRVMEEQLFSKGLDPGSMKIVMELGSTGAVKSAVEAGLGVTIISTSSVKHEVALGLLKIVNISDASFKRQFYAIHLKSTLLPISAVTFLTFLREHSNDN; this comes from the coding sequence ATGAACTTTCATCAATTACATATTTTTTATACTGTCTTAGAGCGAGGAAGCTTCTCGGCAGCGGCACAGACATTACATATGACTCAACCAGCAGTGACCATGCAAGTACAGGCGCTAGAGGATTATTTTGGAACCAAGCTCTTCAATCGTTCTACCAAAAAAATCATGCTCACCGAAGCAGGTCATACGTTAATGCCATACGCGCTGCGCAGTATCCAATTGATGCGGGAGACGGATCAAGCGATGTCGGCGTTTACGCATATGTTGGAAGGGCGCTTGCAGCTTGGGGCAAGCCTTACCATTGGTGAGTATGTGCTGCCACGGCTCTTAGGTCCTTTTGGAAAGCAATATCCGAACATTTCAATCATGATGAAGGTCATGAATACCTCGCAAATTATGGAGGAAATCCTAAAACATCAGTTGAATTTTGGTTTAATTGAAGCATCGGTAACACATCCTGATATGGTGATTGAGCCGGTGATGGGGGATGAATTGAAGTTGATTGTGCCCCATGATCATCCGCTTGCAGAGCAGCAAGAGGTCACTTTGGAGGAGGTGCTTCAGCACCCTTTTGTTCTGCGTGAGCAGGGCTCAGGAACGCGGCGTGTGATGGAAGAGCAGCTGTTCTCGAAGGGGCTTGATCCGGGATCGATGAAAATAGTGATGGAGCTTGGTAGTACGGGTGCTGTGAAGTCGGCAGTGGAGGCAGGTCTTGGGGTTACTATTATCTCGACTTCTTCTGTTAAACATGAGGTTGCGCTTGGACTACTGAAAATCGTGAATATCTCGGATGCCTCATTTAAAAGACAATTCTACGCCATTCATCTAAAATCGACACTGCTGCCAATTTCTGCAGTGACGTTCTTGACTTTTTTGCGCGAGCATTCGAATGATAACTAA
- a CDS encoding helicase-associated domain-containing protein, with translation MNQLSAEALEVLKRLCAAYAAQPFDEGKEERWRPSTLCRAEQKLAMNELRRAGLLTARHKILGEKLYQIPVEQLLVLEQEFFPYQPKFIEGYSVNLSMEAGAGLAVDLFRALLFMAREGLPFTAKGIIHKKNLNRLAAQLSFQEKHLAGLSMGNPSNEVDALSAALVVDIMLCLGLISKLKTGYRLDKDILGRWLQLPETRMTDILYGIVIHRFGSIGPADQHFRYLISSTAFVPEKWTVLPELLDWMADMNLTGTVARKELEQSSLNWLRCLTGFGWCELGSTPEGIQCFRWTAAKPKLMYSSESFPDSVAEHSNDQFIVQPDFEVLISPDVLYTVRWVLAECAELLQTDTMWSFRLTREMLVHASERGMPPEEAIAWIKDHALGGLPSVVELSLEQWGKSIGRTSLSEVILLTCQTEEDGGAIAAHPRLQESLKRIGPLHFLVSPENVEQMRKELFLAGLAPSRMIGGREEEVDAEWTSFHQEAETGQALYSLPELNAELKLLDRGNPFLNLPVISPEQEEDILLGGENVPQIWSKEWRHYHSSTAQKVMEQGLKWGIKVRFSLKDQMLDFIPSRIKGNPWKVAGHLLYNDGETVEEIELAPEDWKEMKLVIPKRRRNSSSAEASDYGMIEKSTEFGRTLT, from the coding sequence TTGAACCAGCTATCAGCGGAAGCCCTAGAGGTCTTAAAGCGATTATGTGCTGCTTACGCGGCCCAGCCCTTTGACGAGGGAAAAGAAGAGCGTTGGCGTCCTTCGACGCTCTGCCGGGCAGAGCAAAAGCTTGCAATGAATGAACTGCGGCGCGCTGGGTTGTTAACTGCGAGGCATAAAATATTGGGGGAGAAGCTGTATCAGATTCCAGTTGAACAATTATTAGTGCTAGAACAAGAATTCTTCCCATACCAACCTAAGTTTATTGAGGGTTATTCAGTAAATCTATCCATGGAGGCGGGTGCTGGACTGGCAGTAGATCTGTTTCGGGCCTTGCTGTTCATGGCTCGTGAAGGCCTGCCTTTTACCGCTAAGGGAATTATTCATAAAAAGAATTTAAATCGTTTAGCGGCTCAGCTTTCTTTTCAGGAAAAGCATTTAGCGGGGCTCTCTATGGGTAATCCTTCGAATGAGGTGGATGCCCTGTCAGCGGCTCTTGTAGTAGATATCATGTTGTGTCTTGGGCTTATTAGCAAGCTGAAAACAGGCTATAGACTTGACAAGGATATACTGGGACGTTGGTTGCAACTTCCTGAGACAAGAATGACTGACATCCTGTATGGGATTGTTATTCATCGTTTTGGAAGCATTGGGCCTGCCGATCAGCATTTTCGCTATTTAATATCCAGCACTGCTTTTGTACCCGAGAAATGGACAGTGTTGCCTGAGCTTCTGGACTGGATGGCAGATATGAATTTAACCGGAACAGTTGCCCGAAAAGAGCTGGAACAATCAAGCTTAAACTGGCTTCGTTGTCTAACAGGCTTTGGATGGTGTGAACTGGGGAGCACGCCTGAGGGTATCCAGTGTTTTCGCTGGACTGCTGCAAAACCGAAGCTGATGTACAGTAGTGAGTCCTTCCCTGATTCTGTGGCAGAGCATTCGAATGACCAGTTTATTGTGCAACCCGATTTTGAAGTCCTGATTTCACCGGATGTTCTCTATACTGTGCGCTGGGTTTTAGCTGAATGCGCTGAACTTCTGCAAACAGATACGATGTGGAGCTTCCGACTGACTCGTGAGATGCTAGTGCATGCATCAGAGCGAGGGATGCCTCCAGAAGAAGCGATAGCTTGGATTAAAGATCATGCACTGGGTGGTCTGCCATCTGTGGTGGAGCTGTCTTTAGAGCAATGGGGAAAGAGCATTGGCCGAACATCACTCTCTGAAGTGATTCTGTTGACTTGTCAGACGGAGGAGGACGGAGGGGCTATTGCAGCCCATCCGCGACTGCAAGAGAGCCTTAAACGTATCGGACCGCTTCATTTTCTTGTATCTCCGGAGAATGTGGAACAGATGCGTAAGGAGCTGTTCTTAGCAGGATTGGCCCCTTCTAGGATGATTGGAGGACGTGAGGAAGAGGTGGATGCTGAATGGACTTCATTTCATCAAGAAGCCGAAACCGGGCAAGCGTTGTATTCACTTCCAGAACTAAATGCTGAACTAAAGCTACTCGACAGAGGGAATCCCTTTTTAAACCTACCAGTTATTTCTCCTGAGCAGGAGGAGGATATCTTATTAGGTGGAGAAAATGTGCCACAGATCTGGAGCAAGGAATGGCGCCATTATCATAGCTCAACCGCTCAGAAAGTAATGGAACAAGGGCTGAAATGGGGAATTAAGGTGCGGTTTTCCTTAAAGGACCAAATGTTAGATTTCATCCCCTCCAGAATAAAAGGTAATCCTTGGAAAGTGGCAGGCCATCTGCTGTATAACGATGGTGAAACGGTTGAGGAAATAGAGCTGGCCCCTGAAGACTGGAAGGAAATGAAGTTAGTAATTCCCAAAAGGCGAAGAAATTCCTCTTCTGCTGAAGCGAGTGATTATGGTATGATAGAAAAGTCTACTGAATTCGGTAGAACATTAACGTAG
- a CDS encoding DNA repair helicase XPB, with translation MNETGACIVRRDRTILLECAHPGFEKARKELGAFAELVKSPPAYHTYRITPLSLWNAAALNYTAETIISSLHQLARWGVPAGLEDEIATLLSRYGKLTLHGQETSNELITLRAETAEILNGLVNESGLKELGLQRINPLESSCRAENRGLLKQELMRLGYPVLDYAGYHVGQALSLTWKESHNHAKDGAKGETFGLREYQQEAVQMFQGIEGQGGSGVVVLPCGAGKTVVGLAVLESLQCETLILTSNTTSVRQWVDELLERTDLADEAIGEYSGEKREVRPVTIATYQILTHRQSKGGPFLHMKLFNERNWGLIIYDEVHLLPAPVFRATADIQATRRLGLTATLVREDGKEGDVFSLIGPKRYDMPWKELEQQGWIAEVECVEMIVPMSSELRQKYLYAEAKEKFRMASCNPAKAEVIVELLKAHQGSSVLVIGQYLDQLIELADKIGAPLITGKTKQRERDELYAAFNEGIIQVLVVSKVANFAVNLPDASIAIEVSGAFGSRQEEAQRLGRILRPKAGENKAYFYTLVSEDSREQEFAMRRRMFLTEQGYEYVVKMVPNGKERTIH, from the coding sequence ATGAATGAAACAGGGGCTTGCATTGTGCGAAGGGATCGGACGATTCTACTGGAATGTGCACATCCTGGTTTTGAGAAGGCTAGGAAAGAACTAGGAGCCTTTGCAGAGCTCGTAAAGAGTCCTCCGGCTTATCACACCTATAGAATCACTCCATTATCATTATGGAATGCTGCAGCGCTTAATTATACAGCTGAAACGATTATTTCAAGTCTGCATCAACTTGCGCGCTGGGGTGTTCCTGCCGGGCTGGAGGATGAGATCGCAACTCTTCTCTCTAGGTATGGAAAGCTCACCCTTCACGGTCAAGAGACTTCGAATGAGCTCATTACGCTTAGGGCTGAGACAGCTGAGATTCTGAATGGACTAGTTAATGAATCAGGTCTAAAGGAGTTAGGTTTGCAGAGAATAAATCCACTAGAAAGCTCATGCCGTGCGGAGAACAGAGGGCTTTTAAAGCAAGAGCTGATGAGACTAGGCTACCCTGTACTGGATTATGCTGGTTATCATGTCGGACAAGCTCTAAGTTTGACCTGGAAGGAGTCTCACAATCACGCAAAGGATGGAGCGAAAGGTGAAACTTTTGGACTGCGTGAATATCAGCAGGAGGCTGTCCAGATGTTTCAAGGCATAGAAGGGCAGGGAGGCAGCGGGGTAGTTGTGTTGCCTTGTGGAGCGGGTAAGACGGTAGTGGGACTGGCCGTTCTTGAAAGTCTACAATGCGAAACACTGATCTTAACTTCAAATACAACTTCGGTAAGACAATGGGTAGATGAGCTGCTTGAGCGAACCGATTTGGCTGATGAGGCTATTGGCGAATACTCCGGTGAAAAAAGAGAAGTGCGGCCTGTTACTATAGCTACCTATCAGATATTAACGCACCGTCAATCCAAAGGCGGTCCTTTTCTCCATATGAAGCTGTTCAATGAACGCAACTGGGGTTTGATTATTTATGATGAGGTTCATCTGCTTCCAGCTCCAGTATTCCGGGCTACAGCAGATATTCAGGCTACTAGAAGACTAGGTCTCACTGCAACTCTGGTTAGAGAAGACGGGAAGGAAGGGGACGTATTCTCATTGATCGGGCCTAAGCGTTACGACATGCCTTGGAAGGAGCTGGAGCAGCAGGGCTGGATTGCAGAGGTAGAATGTGTCGAGATGATCGTACCGATGAGCTCTGAGCTGAGACAGAAGTATTTGTATGCGGAAGCGAAAGAGAAATTTCGTATGGCCTCATGCAATCCTGCAAAAGCTGAGGTTATAGTCGAGCTTCTAAAAGCCCATCAGGGATCATCGGTTCTGGTTATTGGACAGTATCTCGACCAATTAATTGAACTGGCGGATAAGATCGGTGCACCTCTGATTACGGGTAAAACGAAGCAGCGAGAAAGAGATGAGTTGTATGCAGCTTTTAACGAGGGAATAATACAGGTGCTTGTTGTCTCTAAAGTAGCGAATTTTGCGGTGAATTTGCCAGATGCGTCGATTGCTATTGAGGTTTCAGGAGCTTTTGGATCCAGGCAGGAGGAGGCCCAGCGCTTGGGTCGAATCTTGCGTCCGAAGGCGGGTGAGAACAAAGCGTACTTCTATACGCTGGTATCTGAAGATAGCCGGGAGCAGGAATTCGCTATGCGCCGACGGATGTTTTTAACAGAACAGGGGTATGAATATGTCGTTAAAATGGTGCCGAACGGAAAGGAGCGGACGATCCATTGA
- a CDS encoding PHP domain-containing protein: protein MENETRLDELKGDRPENIDASRCDLHTHTQVSDGMQPPEENVRLAKEKGLIAVAITDHDTVAGVKEALKAGEKYGITVVPGVEISTRAGGKDIHVLGYYIDPANELFLSRLGGLRETRALRNEAILSKLRGLGIEITLEAVVAGIGRELKPDESIGRPHIADELVRLGAATDMRDAFNKYLAEGAAAYVSPPRITPEDACDWIIEAGGSPVLAHPGLYGDDQLVRGIMERGAFKGIEVYHSDHEPADSERYLTMAEEFSLIITGGSDFHGARQGVVFHGDIGSVTVSVEALEQLKKVAGMLRQN from the coding sequence ATGGAGAATGAAACTAGACTGGATGAACTGAAGGGCGACAGACCGGAGAATATTGACGCCTCACGATGCGATCTTCACACGCATACTCAAGTCTCTGATGGCATGCAGCCACCAGAGGAAAATGTACGTCTCGCTAAAGAGAAGGGACTAATCGCAGTTGCCATAACGGATCATGATACTGTGGCTGGTGTGAAGGAAGCTCTCAAAGCAGGAGAGAAATACGGAATCACTGTTGTACCGGGTGTAGAGATCAGCACTCGTGCTGGAGGAAAAGATATTCACGTCCTTGGATACTACATAGATCCAGCAAATGAGTTGTTTCTTTCCCGTTTGGGAGGGCTAAGAGAAACCCGGGCACTAAGGAATGAGGCGATCCTCTCAAAATTACGTGGGCTTGGGATTGAAATTACGCTTGAGGCAGTTGTCGCGGGAATTGGACGGGAACTGAAGCCTGATGAGAGTATTGGGCGACCACATATTGCTGATGAGCTGGTTCGTCTTGGAGCAGCTACGGATATGAGAGATGCGTTCAATAAGTATTTAGCCGAAGGTGCAGCGGCTTACGTGTCACCCCCACGAATCACGCCCGAGGATGCCTGTGATTGGATCATCGAGGCGGGTGGGTCTCCAGTATTGGCGCATCCAGGCCTATATGGTGACGACCAGTTAGTACGAGGGATTATGGAGCGGGGGGCTTTTAAAGGGATTGAGGTTTATCATTCGGATCACGAACCCGCTGATTCAGAGCGTTACCTAACCATGGCTGAAGAATTCAGCTTAATTATAACCGGTGGCTCGGATTTTCATGGTGCCCGCCAAGGTGTTGTATTCCATGGAGATATCGGTAGTGTTACGGTTTCTGTTGAAGCGCTGGAACAGTTGAAGAAGGTTGCTGGCATGTTACGTCAAAACTAA
- a CDS encoding M20 family metallopeptidase, producing MKSLAVDSLMPEIVEWRRHLHRHPELSFHEKETSAFIADKLAEFGIEVRRSTSGYGVTGILRGHRPGKTVVLRADMDALPIKEENKNDYVSQNEGVMHACGHDGHTSILLGVASYYSSRLEELEGELRFLFQPAEEVCPGGAQGMIAEGMLEGADAVYGLHLWTPLPMGTVGSAPGPLMASADEFFIDIIGRGGHGGMPNRTIDSIVAGAALVTQLQSIVSRSVNPLEPAVLSVGTIQGGFAQNVIAEHCRITGTVRAFDEETRYLIRSRIEEMTVSIAGAYGAEAKIDYVMGYPPLVNHEGEYQRFSEVAPGALGEAVQVIRMEKLMPAEDFAYYVKEIPGCFMFVGAGNPDKDAAYPHHHSKFDFDEDAMLHGMKLLIAMANSCLQEKTIV from the coding sequence ATGAAGAGCTTAGCGGTTGATTCTCTCATGCCGGAGATCGTGGAATGGAGACGCCATTTACACCGTCATCCGGAGTTGTCTTTTCATGAAAAGGAAACGTCAGCATTTATAGCAGACAAGTTAGCAGAATTCGGAATTGAAGTTAGGAGAAGCACGTCTGGGTATGGTGTAACGGGTATATTGCGAGGACATCGGCCAGGGAAAACGGTAGTCCTTCGCGCGGATATGGATGCACTACCTATTAAAGAAGAGAATAAGAATGACTACGTTTCGCAAAATGAAGGAGTTATGCATGCCTGTGGGCATGATGGACACACTTCAATACTGCTGGGTGTAGCCTCTTACTATAGCAGCCGCCTTGAAGAGTTAGAAGGGGAGCTGCGTTTTCTTTTTCAGCCAGCGGAGGAGGTATGCCCGGGTGGTGCACAGGGGATGATTGCCGAAGGCATGCTGGAAGGCGCGGATGCGGTGTATGGTTTGCATTTGTGGACTCCGCTTCCAATGGGGACCGTGGGCAGTGCGCCAGGACCTCTTATGGCATCTGCTGATGAATTTTTCATTGATATCATCGGCCGGGGTGGACATGGCGGTATGCCGAATCGCACGATAGACAGTATTGTGGCCGGGGCGGCGCTTGTGACTCAGCTTCAGAGCATCGTAAGCCGCTCTGTGAACCCGCTGGAGCCCGCTGTTCTTAGTGTAGGAACCATTCAAGGGGGATTCGCCCAGAATGTCATTGCTGAGCATTGTCGCATTACAGGAACCGTACGGGCGTTCGACGAGGAGACCCGTTATCTGATCCGCAGCAGAATCGAAGAAATGACAGTTTCAATAGCTGGCGCATACGGTGCGGAAGCTAAGATAGACTATGTGATGGGATATCCGCCACTCGTAAATCACGAGGGCGAATACCAGCGTTTTTCCGAGGTGGCACCAGGAGCACTAGGAGAAGCTGTTCAAGTGATTCGGATGGAAAAGCTGATGCCAGCTGAGGATTTTGCCTACTATGTAAAAGAAATTCCTGGCTGCTTTATGTTCGTAGGGGCTGGGAATCCAGATAAAGATGCAGCTTACCCGCATCATCATAGCAAATTTGATTTTGACGAGGATGCTATGTTGCATGGGATGAAATTATTAATCGCTATGGCGAATTCCTGTTTGCAAGAGAAGACAATCGTATAA
- a CDS encoding YugN family protein, whose translation MIFENTGLVGLKSDLLYLDESATKAGFIRWQWEYYRATYDCKIEDPQDGGEYFLRINTRAVEGKLEKADAVLAIEAVYLGKATFPHGLEYDSPVPKPVLDTAATRILELKQLLEA comes from the coding sequence ATGATTTTTGAGAACACGGGCCTCGTAGGATTGAAGAGTGATCTTCTCTATCTGGACGAGAGTGCGACAAAGGCTGGCTTCATTCGCTGGCAATGGGAATACTATCGTGCCACTTACGACTGCAAAATTGAAGACCCACAGGATGGTGGCGAATACTTTCTACGCATCAACACTCGCGCTGTCGAGGGGAAGCTGGAGAAAGCTGATGCCGTACTTGCAATTGAAGCCGTATACTTAGGGAAAGCAACATTCCCCCATGGCCTGGAGTATGACTCCCCGGTGCCTAAACCAGTATTGGACACTGCTGCTACTCGGATTCTCGAATTAAAGCAGCTGTTGGAGGCTTGA
- a CDS encoding YlbG family protein → MFAERTGYIIWVSDVKAARNLEKYGTLHYVSRKMHYAVMYVNAERAEEVMKNVRRLSYVRKIERSYRNEIKTEYTSNGPDKSRNYGM, encoded by the coding sequence ATGTTTGCGGAACGGACAGGATACATCATTTGGGTAAGTGACGTTAAAGCGGCACGTAACCTTGAGAAATACGGAACATTACATTATGTTTCTCGGAAAATGCATTATGCAGTGATGTATGTAAATGCAGAACGTGCCGAGGAAGTTATGAAGAATGTCCGCAGACTCTCCTACGTTCGTAAGATCGAAAGATCCTATCGTAACGAAATTAAGACAGAGTATACCAGTAATGGGCCGGACAAGTCCCGTAACTACGGTATGTAA
- a CDS encoding YlbF family regulator, whose product MSVAELNTVDMAEVLTYAYELGDMINQSAEVSDYLYWKGRVDSNPEIQAMVKQLQAKKELFEETQRFGHFHPNYHSAKDEVSAVEAELENFEEVARFKQAEKTLDDILHSMSEAIAFSVSDSIKVPSNDPSPKGGCGSGGKCSCG is encoded by the coding sequence ATGAGCGTAGCGGAATTAAATACGGTCGATATGGCTGAAGTGCTGACATACGCCTATGAATTAGGCGATATGATTAATCAATCCGCCGAAGTGTCGGATTACTTATACTGGAAAGGACGGGTTGATTCGAACCCAGAAATTCAGGCCATGGTCAAACAGCTTCAAGCCAAGAAGGAGTTGTTTGAAGAAACACAGCGATTCGGACATTTTCATCCGAACTATCATTCAGCGAAGGATGAGGTTTCGGCAGTAGAAGCGGAATTGGAGAATTTTGAAGAGGTCGCTCGTTTTAAGCAGGCGGAGAAGACTCTTGATGACATTCTGCATTCCATGTCGGAAGCGATTGCTTTTTCAGTATCGGATAGCATTAAAGTACCAAGCAATGATCCTTCCCCTAAAGGTGGATGCGGTAGCGGGGGGAAATGCTCCTGCGGATAA
- the ftsW gene encoding putative lipid II flippase FtsW, with translation MSNRKGKTKQNVSLPKRGTPDFQLLILTLLLVGFGLVMVFSASSSLTLASSKFGNDPLYFMKRQMIWIVLGIVVMFIAMNIHYSKFKKWYVPIFIITVILLLIVAFSERINGAKSWLSIGKLGIQPTELAKISIILYLSALITKKGERFRDFRTGYIPVMVIVGIVAGLIMMQPDLGSCLILVATSGLVIYAGGASMKHILGSIALLVLGVGIVMGAKAAIDSLSPATDKVAANQDYRKGRIQAFIDPYQDAEGEGYNIIQSLTALGQGGVSGSGFGKSIQKLDYLKYPYTDFIFPVIGEEFGFVGTALFLMLYLYFIWRGILIALRCKDPFGTLVGIGIMGLIAIQAFVNIGGVTKTIPLTGVTLPFISYGGSSLLVSMLSMGIMLSISRETNLPAKEEVTKSVTTVRQVRSR, from the coding sequence TTGAGTAACAGAAAGGGAAAGACGAAACAAAATGTCAGCCTGCCCAAAAGAGGAACACCCGATTTCCAACTACTCATCTTAACACTACTACTTGTGGGTTTCGGTCTAGTCATGGTCTTCAGTGCTAGCTCCAGTTTGACCTTAGCAAGCTCGAAGTTCGGTAATGACCCTCTATATTTCATGAAACGCCAAATGATTTGGATCGTACTTGGAATCGTTGTTATGTTTATAGCCATGAATATTCACTACAGTAAATTCAAAAAGTGGTATGTCCCTATCTTCATCATCACCGTTATTCTCCTGCTAATTGTAGCCTTCTCCGAAAGAATCAATGGCGCCAAGAGCTGGTTAAGTATCGGGAAGCTAGGGATTCAACCTACCGAGCTGGCCAAAATATCAATTATCCTGTATCTCTCTGCACTGATTACCAAAAAAGGTGAACGGTTTAGAGATTTCCGTACAGGATATATCCCTGTAATGGTCATTGTGGGTATAGTTGCCGGACTTATTATGATGCAGCCAGATTTGGGCTCATGCCTTATTCTCGTGGCTACCAGTGGACTTGTCATTTATGCAGGCGGTGCCAGCATGAAGCATATCCTTGGCTCTATTGCACTCTTGGTGCTAGGTGTAGGAATTGTTATGGGGGCTAAAGCAGCGATTGATTCTCTTTCCCCCGCAACCGACAAAGTAGCTGCCAATCAGGACTATAGAAAAGGCCGTATTCAAGCTTTCATAGATCCCTATCAGGATGCTGAAGGCGAAGGATATAATATTATTCAGTCTTTGACCGCTCTCGGACAAGGTGGAGTCAGTGGCTCTGGCTTTGGCAAAAGCATTCAAAAGCTGGATTATCTTAAATACCCGTATACGGACTTTATTTTCCCCGTCATTGGTGAAGAATTCGGCTTTGTAGGAACGGCATTATTTCTGATGTTATATCTGTATTTTATCTGGCGAGGTATTTTAATCGCATTAAGGTGTAAAGATCCCTTTGGCACACTAGTGGGCATTGGTATTATGGGCCTCATTGCCATTCAGGCCTTTGTCAATATTGGTGGCGTAACGAAGACGATTCCGCTTACTGGTGTAACTTTGCCATTTATCAGCTACGGCGGTTCTTCACTTCTTGTGAGTATGCTGTCCATGGGAATTATGCTGAGCATTTCAAGAGAAACTAATCTTCCAGCTAAAGAGGAAGTCACGAAATCTGTAACTACGGTTAGACAAGTTCGTTCCCGGTAA
- a CDS encoding CBS domain-containing protein — protein MKTVKEVMTKDPVTVTLLDNVYEVAVKMREHDTGFIPVIDNEDNKTLLGVITDRDLVIRGYAAKHPGSTAVEKVMSREIQTVSENTSVDEAAELMSSWQIRRLAVTSGQKLMGVVSIGDLAVRNIFADEAGEALHDISQQHLH, from the coding sequence TTGAAGACAGTGAAAGAGGTTATGACGAAGGATCCAGTAACAGTTACACTACTGGATAATGTGTATGAAGTCGCTGTTAAAATGAGAGAGCATGACACTGGATTTATACCAGTCATTGATAATGAAGACAATAAGACATTACTCGGTGTAATTACAGATCGTGATCTAGTGATTAGAGGTTACGCGGCTAAACACCCTGGATCAACAGCTGTGGAAAAGGTAATGAGTAGAGAAATTCAGACCGTCTCAGAGAATACATCTGTAGATGAGGCTGCAGAACTGATGTCGAGCTGGCAAATTCGCAGATTGGCTGTGACTAGTGGCCAGAAGCTGATGGGTGTAGTGTCCATCGGTGACTTGGCTGTGCGCAACATTTTTGCGGACGAGGCTGGAGAAGCGCTTCATGATATTTCGCAGCAGCATTTACATTAA